The Rubrobacter tropicus nucleotide sequence TCGGAGACGTCGGGGCCGTAGGAGTCTGCGGTGTCTATGAGGTTGATGCCGAGCTCCACACAGCGCCGGAGGACGGCCTTCGCCTCCTCGGGGTCCTCTGGCTCGCCCCAGATGCCTTCGCCCGTGATCCTCATCGCCCCGTAGCCGAGACGGTTCACTTCGAGGTCTCCGCCGAGGGCGAAGGTGCCGGCGTCGGCCGCGTTTTGCGTCGTATCCCGTTCGGTCATGTTAGGCCTCCTGTTTGCTCTCGGTCGGCGCAACGGTGGTCCACCGGGAATCCCGGTTGGGCTCCGGCGCTTGTTCTACTCTCTCGGATCTGGCTCCGGTCCAGGCAAGAGTGGACGGACGCCCCCGCAAGGGCGTCCCTGCTCATCCGCTTACCCGGATGGACCCCTGGCGTAAACGGGCTCCGGACCCCTCAGCGCAGGGTGAGGCTGCGGCGCTCGTGGTCGACGGCGACCTCCAGGACGGGGATCAGGACGAGCCTCTGACCGAAGATGCCCACCCTCACCCTGACGTACTGCGGGTCGCCGTTCCCGTTGCCGAACACTCTGTCTACACGCCCGACCTCCTGTCCGAGGGGGTCGAGTAGCCCGTAGTCCTTGCAGTATTCCAACCCCACGGACCGGTCACCGCCGAGCTTCGTCCCCGCCATCGGCTCCTTCTCCAAAATCACCTCTCAAAAAATCGTACTGTCCTCGGGAATCCCCGGCCGGGTCCTATGGTTCCCTACGAGGCCGCGGCGGCCCGAAACCCGATAGCGCCGTCCCGGTAGGAAGCCAGGAAACGCACGAAACGCGACCGGCTCATGGTCGTGGACGTCGGCGCGGGGCCGGCGTCGAGCTCCTGCAACGGGTCCAGGGCCACGGAATCGAAACCGGACCACCGGCCCAACAGGAGCGTCCGCAGCCGCTCGGCCGGGAGCCGCCGTACCCGTAGCCCGTCCCCGCCGCTGAGGCCCAGGTAGAGGAGCGCCTCCTCTTGGAAGCCGAAGACCGGCAACGTCTCGCCGGTGCCGGCCGCCCCGATGGTCGGCGGCGCAGCCGGATCGTCCCGTTCCTCGCAGACCACCCAGAACTCGTGGACACCCCCGGATCTCGAAACCATCGCTTCCTCCTTCGACGAACCGGGAGACCCTGCGCGCTCCCGGACTCGTATTCTTGTACTTGTCATCCCCGAAACCCTGCATCGTTCGGGCCATTTTCCGCGCGGCAGGGCGGCTCTTGTGCCGTGGATCACCGTCCGTGGCCCTCGATCCGGGGTATCTGTTGCATATGGATCACGCCCACAGACGAACGGAGCGGGCGAAAGACCGCGGCCCGGACGGGACGGCGCCGGCCTTCGCCGCGTTCGTCCTCCGGCATGCCGGGTGCGGCCGGGGCGCGTCCGAATCCAGGCTGGACGGCGACACGCTGGCGTGCTGGTGCCCGCCGTGCGGGGAATTGATGGTCTTCGCCCCGGAGGGTCGCGAGGACGGAGAAGGGCGGAAGAAGATCGTTCCTTCCGGCCGTGCCGACCAGGGTTTCGGCGACGCGAGGCCGGCGCAGCGGAGGAAGGCGCGGTGAGCACGGTCAGCGTGGTGATACCGGCTTTGAACGAGGAGCGTCTCCTGGGCGGCCTCCTCTCCGACCTCGCCGCCCAGACGAGGCCGCCGGACGAGGTGATCGTCGTCGACGCGGGCTCCGGGGACGGCACGGTCTCCGTGGCCAAACGCTTCCCGTTCGTCGAGGTTCTGCACAGCTCGCCCCCCGTGGCCGTCGGCAGGAACGCGGGTGGCCGGCGGGCAGGCGGGGGCGTCTTGGTCTTCCTCGACGCCGACGCCAGGCTTTCGCAGGGGTTCCTGGAGCGTTTCCTCGCGGCCTTCGAGGGCCGCGGGTACGACATAGCCTGTCCGCAATACTATCCGCACGACTCGACGTGGGCGGTGGAGAGATTCCACGACCTCTTCAACCTCACGACGCGGGCCTTCCAGAAGATCCTTCCGTCCGGGGCGGGGACGTGCATCGCCGTGCGGGGCCCGCTCTTCCGCGAGGGTTCCGGGTTCGATCCGGCCTACAAGTTCGACGACATAGAGCTGATCCGGCGCCTCGCCAGGGGACGGCACTTCGGCATAATAGAGGAGACGGTCTTCTTATCCGACCGCCGCTACAGGGAGGGTGGCGTCGTCCGCACGATGGCCCAGTACTCTTTCATGGCCCTCGTCTTCGCCCTCGGCCGCTTCGAGTGGGCTGACGCCGTAGACTACGAGATCGGCCGCCACGATCAGCCGTAAGGCCGAATTTGGACTTCGGGTCTTGAGGCCGTAGCCGAGGCCGGCCAACGGCGCGAAGAAGCGCCGATCTCCCGGAAGGCATCGGGCGGCGAACGCCGGCTACCGGCCAGCCCCTAAAGCGGTTTGCAAAGAGGTTGGGCCTCTTCGCGGGGCTATCAGCTTTCAGCCGTCAGCTTTCAGCAAAACCAAAAAGCTGACCGCTGAGAGCGGAGGCGAAGCCGGAGCGCGCTGATCGCTGACGGCGCGGAT carries:
- a CDS encoding PRC-barrel domain-containing protein, which encodes MAGTKLGGDRSVGLEYCKDYGLLDPLGQEVGRVDRVFGNGNGDPQYVRVRVGIFGQRLVLIPVLEVAVDHERRSLTLR
- a CDS encoding glycosyltransferase — its product is MSTVSVVIPALNEERLLGGLLSDLAAQTRPPDEVIVVDAGSGDGTVSVAKRFPFVEVLHSSPPVAVGRNAGGRRAGGGVLVFLDADARLSQGFLERFLAAFEGRGYDIACPQYYPHDSTWAVERFHDLFNLTTRAFQKILPSGAGTCIAVRGPLFREGSGFDPAYKFDDIELIRRLARGRHFGIIEETVFLSDRRYREGGVVRTMAQYSFMALVFALGRFEWADAVDYEIGRHDQP